TTATGtaggaatcgaactcgcgaACTCCGCTCGCGTACGTtaccccttaccacctcacccccACATGCGTTTTGAAGGAATccagatattttatctttttaatattttctatcatAACTGTGATCAGTCAGTTACGActgattttttgttgaattgtAATTTGATTGGTGACTCAGAGTGACCTTCGGTAAAATAGGTTTAAgagattatttttttaattgtaatttgataggtgacccaaAGTGATGTTCGGTAAAATAGATATAGCTTTTGCATATCGATTCTAATTTCAATGTTTTTTACTCTATGGGCATATATATGAAAAGTTACATTCATTTCTCTCTGATTTTATTGGGTTCGATGAATTTTTCAAGGTCAAAAATAGTCTAAAAGATTGAGTCTCGCTCCTTGAAGCTTCTGCATTGTTATGGAAACACGTATTTATGTGCATAGCCACCATCTCTTATATCaaaattgaataaaaatgtacaatagttcatattctagtactactgaggtgagaaaataagagaaaaataaaaaatagtatcaTGCAATATACATATTTACTACAtactatataagaaaaaaaattaagttgtgataaaaaattgattgactaatacatctaatgattgattaattaaaattatttcaTCTACTCTGttttattaaactaattattagtgatgtgtcataatttaacctgtcacttatgactggtaataagtgataggtcataatttAGTCTGTCACTTATAATTGATCTAGAATAATCGTTATTTATGATTGGTAAAAAGTGATAGATCGTAATTATAATCCGTCAGATCATATTATGAGTCGTCATTAATTTTATatgtcttttatttatttttccgGTAGCGACAAAGACAAAGGAAGCCTTGCTGCGCAAATCAAAGCCCTGCCTCACAGCTCGCAGCCAAAACGAAACCGAATCAGGGCAAAATGAACACCCTGCCGGGTCGGCTGCCGGGAGCCCGGGACCACACGAATCGTAGACAAAGTGAACCCAAATGGACTGGCTAAGCTTTGTAAACTTCCTGCTGCTTGCGTAGCTCCGTTTCTTTCGAGGTGGTTTGGCCTCGTAATTCTTGGGAAGGACAGGTGGAAAGAGGCAGCCTTCAAATTAGGAGCCAGCACCAAACTCAGCTTTGGCGGACGACATCGGCAAGCTCGGCGGCATTGCAGTGTTGCAGCCTGTGCTCTTTCTTCATCTCCCATTTCTCTTCTCCGTTCACGATCAAATTGACCGAGCAAAAGGGCGATTTCcgggccgctgccgccgcggacGTTTGCCAAGTTGATTCCATGCGTGCTCGTCCGCCAGCGTGCGGTTCCAAGGCCGTCGCAGTCACGCTCGTCCACGGGCGCACGATTCCAATCCGGCGCAGCTCTGCTCGTTCGCCAGCTGGAGGTTCTTAGGCTGCCACAGTGAGGACATCTTCAACAATAAAAGATAACTGTTATAATACTTAAAACTATCTCTTATTTCCTCTTCTTTAAAAGTTGACTCTATAAAATTCTCTTTTATATCAGCTTCATCTTCACTTTATCCACTTATCTATCCTTTTATACTATAGTAATAAGAGCTAGCTACGGTGACACTCGATCACAGGTCCTGTCGACGAAGATGCTTCTTTCTGCTTCCTCTCGCAtgcctcgccgccgccatgaATCCTTGCTGCCTGCCACCAGTGATCACCAAAATCGGTTTCCAATGCCCTCCTCATCTCTCCTATGCTCAGACTACGAAATCTTCACACTGCGAAATCGAACCCCGTGCATAGACGATATCGAGCTCAGACAACCCAAATCGATCGGCCGAAGTGGCATCCGCTTGGACCTCTGGCTGGTTTGACTAATGCATAGacgattttttttcaaagccAATACATTATACTTGGTAGAGACGTAGAGTTGTATTCACTTAAGTTACGTGTCTAGAGAACCTGTATCTAACAGGGGACCTGATTTCTGTATCTATCTAGTATATCACTCGAAAAGTATATTCCATAATTTGTTACCAACCTGTAGATCAAATCTACACCATTATAATCTAATCCATTGAAATTGAAATAGATTGTATagatttttatcttttttcatCTATTAATGTCAGAATTTATAGGCGCTGAGAGCAAAGGAGATTTTAACTTTATTATACTAATATAACAGATAGATGgtagaaaattagaaattaaaaaCTGATGGCATCTGAAACATTGACCATCTTGTGTGAGCCCCACTGCACTACGACGACCGTACACATACGTGCAGATCAGGAATGCAATCAAGATGCCAAACTATCCAATTAGAAGCATTAGTCCAATCCTTTGAGGCGTGCGTCCCTAAGCAGGGAAGGCAACCGCCACCTGATTGGTGAGAGAATGTTACATCCAAATACATTGTTCCATCACACCATATTGTTACTACCACAAAGGGTTCAAGGTTTCTAAGGCTTCATAGTGAACTAAAGAGAATATAACAGGAGTTTTAGCTGTAGCTTCTACAGAAAGCTCAGGGTGGTTCAAGGTTCAGCGACTACAAATCTACACTCTTTGTTGCGAGATACAACACAATGCAAGGTATCGAAAAAAATGTTCTGATGCCGTTGGTTCGACTAGGTGAGCACAAATGAAGGTATGACTCCAAGCTCATTTTCCATACGGATGGTATCTGCTCGAGCCCCGGCCACCGGTGCTCCCACCACCCATTCCTCCTGCACCGCCATACGCACCATATCCCCTTGCACCACCGTACGCACCATATCCTCCTGCACCATAGCCTCCTGGTGCACCATATGCACCACCTCCATAGGCACTGCCATATCCCCCGTAGGCACCATATGGACCTCCATACATGGAACCACCATAACCAGCACCAAAACCTGACCCATAGCCAGCATTACCTCCATATCCGTACCCTCTGCCATAGCCAGCATAGGCCGTGCTACCATAATAGGCTGCAGCACCTGATCGATAGCCACTACCACCGCTGCTCCCAGAgctgccactgccactgccTCCACCACTACCGCGGTGAGAACCACGGTAACCACCACTCCCATGACTATATCTCCCATTAGAGCTTGAATCACCCCCACCAGGTTTCTTTGGTTCAGCTTTCTTTATTTCAACCTGACAAAAATACAAAACAGGTGGATAAAAATCAAGACATACCACCTAAAATCAGGTAAGTTCAATAGGCAAAAGCCATCATCCCAGAAGTTCAATGAGACAGCATAACATTATAATATGTACTCGAGGCACATCATTTTAGCAGATCAAATGTCATAATGAACTGGATCATTTATCTCACACCTCAGATCACAAAATCTCAGCGCCATGTTGCTTGTTAGTGGGCAGTCTTTTACAATAATGCACCATAACTTGCCTTATGTAAGTTCTTTTACATCAAAATCAGAAGTCATACGAAATAgggggccggggggggggggggggggagagaatatttgaaattaatttCTAGGCGATTATATTAAgcaagattaaaaaaaactataaattcGAAATCTGAAACCTCTTGCAACAGAAGGGGCAGAAATTGCACACTGAGAAGAGCAGCTACTCCTTCGAGTCATATGATTTTATTCTTGCTACTCCTTCGAGTCATATGATTTTATTCTTGCTGATATATCGAAAGGAATATGCTCATATTTAAACTTTTCAATAGGTTACGCAAACACCTCACAGAAATTTATCTATATAGTATAAATCAAAATCATGTGTTTGCAAACACAACTAATTCAGTGCGGAGGTGCTACCTAGAGTAATCTGGAATAACTCATGACCCTTTCTTAACAGACATAACAGTATCTCCAAAAGAATGCCATGAAAAGGTATCAATTTCAACAATACTAGACACATTTATATGCAGAATGAGCACAATAGTCAACGAAAAGAATACTATGTGCTTGCTACCAGACAGTTCAGATCTTAACTTACATGGTTCAGCATGTACTCAACAAACATGAGGAAAATCAAACTTTAAATGCACGAGTTGAACATTGCAATAGAAAATCAGGTCATCAGGCTACTAATCAAATTAAGTAACCAATAACAATATTTTACGCCGTTATAACATATGCTAACTGAAGCTAACAACTGCAAGCAAGTTTGCAATATAGACTAGCATGGAAAACACGAAACCAGGAGAAAGCAAGTAACCTGTTTTCCTCCAAGATCATGCATTCTTCCCTCTGACATAACCCTTTCAACAGCATCTTCACTTTCGAAAGTAACGAAGCCAAAGCCTCGTGAACGCCCAGTGCTATGGTCAAGCATAATCTGATGCTCAGCCACCTTCCCATACGAGGAGAAGTGCTCCTTTAGCTTATCTGGAAGGTTCAGATCCGTCATGTTTTTTGCACacgaaacaaaaatatattcaagACATAGTATTTGTAATTGTTGGAGAATTGAAGGGTTATTACTTAATATTTTGTGTATGTAATCTAGACTTCACAACACTTGGCTCGCAAAATAAAAATGTGTTGAGTTGATAACAACCTTCAGTGAGAGATGGTGGAATACCACCAACAAAGATCTTTCTTGTCTTAGGACCATGACTATCTTTCGATGACATTTCCTCTCTTGGGACAGTCCTTTTAACTTCAACCTTAATAGACAAATAATTGTAAGTGAGAACATAACCTAATTCAAGCTCACAACTTTTGTATGTCGAGCATAGATGCCTTACCGTTCTTCCATCTATAACATGTTCATCCTCCAGAACCCTGTCAATCACAGATGGATCGGAAAATGTAACAAATCCAAATCCACGTGGCATCCTAGTATGTTTGTCCTTCATGATCACAGAATCAGTTATAGCACCATACTTCTGGAAATGCTTAGTGAATGTTTCTGCATAAAAACAAACGAAACATAAGCCACGTGAAAGAAATGAGTTCCACAGGGAAGGCAAAAAAACATACAGTCATACAGAGAAGTAGGATCTATGAGTTTCTAATTTCATAATGAAATCAGCCTTTCAAATTTTAGTTCACTTTTTACTGTCGTTGATTAGTAGGCTTCCCTCAACAGTAAAAATGTTTGAAATAACATGAGTAGACTTTTTCATGCCTAATAAGATACTCAAACAACATCGCAGCAGATTTGAAGAATCATTAATGGGAAAGTTTCATCTTGGATATAACTCTAGTTAAAAACAACAGCACAGGGGCTCTAGGAGAGTGAAAACCAAGAATATCACATTAAGACCCTGATACTGCTATGATCAGAGCACATTAACTGATAATTTTAAGGTGAGATACAGGCATACATTATAagttagggtctgtttgtttggtcttctgcttttggcttttctgaaaagctacttTCGGATTATAGTTGTTGGTTTTTACAACAAATTTTTATCTTCTCAGTACACGACTTTTCAGAAAAAACTACTCTCAGCTAACTtctcagtttctagtttatttcctcagaagcaggcttctagcttctccagaagccaatTTTCAGCAAtcctgtttgtttgggcttctggcttctccagaagccaatTTTCAGCAAtcctgtttgtttgggcttctagcTTCTGGCAGCAGAAAAGCCAGAACAAAAGCctaaacaaacaggcccttagacTCAAATAACAGCATAACGGCACAAAATGAGCTATCAGAACTTTAGAATATCAATCAATGCAAATAAATTATCAatctatcagaaaaatacgcCACAAGAGATGCATAGCTTAAATATCATTCAAATAAAAGTAATGTCCTCTTTTCCAGTTCAAACCATATATAATGTATGCATCTTAGCTTCCTAAACAGGAGGAatcaacacacacacaccccaGTTACAATAATTCTATCATTCAGATGTTCACATGTTCTTGAAACGTCAATGCAGAAAACTGATAAGCAAGAAACTGGTATTTCATTGGAATAACTAGCTTTTTTTAGATGAGGTGGCAAAAAGCAGATGCTTCATAAGAATAAGTAGCTGGTCAGCAAGAAATGGATGAAGTGTCACACAAATCACAGAACTAACTTGATAATCAGACAATAGTTGATCAAAtcattaaaattttattttcgtATTAATTATTCAAGATATGCTGATGAGAAACAAAGTAAAGCCTTGCTTACTACGATATGAGAAGATGATAACTCCCAACACAGAGTGACTTTTCTATACATTAGCATAGGTGAAATTGTGCTCATGCTCATGAATCAGGCAATCTTACACAAAAAAGTTAACATAAAGACGCCTGCATCTTTTCGTGCATCATGTTACAGTGGATTTTCCTATATGTTCACCTACAGCTACtaattaatttttcataatCTGTGGCTGGCTTTAACATTTCACTTGATATAATTAGATTAGACTAAAATTTCGTAGATCCCCCAAAAGAATTCCTGCTCTCTACCTTCAGTGGTCTCCCAGGCTACACCCCCTACGAAAATTTTCCTGCAAAAGCACATACAAGGATGCACGAAACCAAAACTGTCAGCTAAGCCTAATCCAATCCAACAGACTAAACCAAACCGAACCGTGGAGCCTAAGGAAAACTCACCCCGATGCGCCACCACCCCCTGCGTCCGCGCCCCTTCCTTCGTCGCCACCGGCCTCTCCATTCTCTAAGCCctcccctccgcctccgcctctcctcctctccgcagccgccgccccaGCCTCCTCGtgcccctcctcttcctcctcgtacACCTCTTCctcgtccacctcctcctcgacctcctccacctcttcctcctcctcctcctcctcgtatCCGTTCATCGCGTCCTGGTTCTCACCGTACCCCGCCATGCCGCGCCGACCACCAGGGCGCAGCTTGCAGAACCCTAGCTCCCGATCGAAGCGCAGCCGCGGCGTGGGAATTCGTCTAGCAGGAGGAGCCCGAGCTGTGCGAATGCGAGGAAGAAAAGGATTTAGGGTTCGCGGCTGGAGGAGCAAACCCTAGCGGCGCCGCTTCGGGAGTGGGCGTGCGTGGGCGCGTGGGGAGGCTgtggagggagggggggggggggtaggagCTGGTGGCGAGGGCAGAGTCGGGAGAGAGAAGACATGAGGGATTGGCTCGGcagattttttttagttatCTTTTGGTTGGAGTAACGTTTccatgattttatttatattcgAAGATGAgataattttattaatatataaatatttatttaatagaTGGGATAGAATGATTATATTTTAAGTATCTCAGACTCGTCGTCAGTGTTATATTGAAGTGGGACAGCTATGTTTCaccttttttttaaatgatcCTGTTCTGAATCTTTAAAGAATATTTACTGATTATGAATCATTTTATCCCATTGCTCTCTATACAAATAGCTCAAAAATGAGATAGATTTACTCTGTCTCATCCGGTCTCACGAAACAAATACTACATTAACACGATAGATGGGCTAATGGGATAAAGGATTCTCTACATTAAGGATAGATTAGTGCAAAGGATTACTGTTTGTATAGTAAAATTGTATTGATTAATCATTAATACATGTGCTATAGTTATTCAATAATCTGTACGGTCATTTTGTACTGTAGCATTTCTACGCCGATTGATCCAGAATGATGTTGCAGATCGGAGGTCCGAGATTTGCCGCTACTACAAATTACTGTATATCCTCTGCAGTAACTCTTCCCTACAGAGGATCCCAGTCAGATAAAGATGGGTTGGCGGGGCGCATTGGATCTAGTTTGAACATTGCCAAAGACCTTGCATCTGAAATGGGTGTTGAGCCATCGTTTCCAGTAAAACGTCGGACTCTTAGAaagaaacaatttgatgaaattgattgCAATGAAGAAATACTGCAAGCCGAGAAGGCATttgaagttaattactttttggttatggttgatatggcaacaacttcattgaaaaatagatttgaagaactccaAGTGTTTCAAGGTATATTCGGGTTTTTACTGAGTTCAAACGCCTTGAAGTCACTGAATAATATTGAACTAATAGATTGCTGcactaaatttgcaaaaactttCTATCTGGATGGTTCATCTGATGTggagttaaatgatctaatatCTGAATTAAGGGTTATGCAATTGACTTTGCCGGATAGAACAATGTCTGCTATGGaagtttttgaatttgttagagAAGTTGACTGCTATCCTAATGTTTCTATTGCTTATCGAATCTTATTTACTGTACCTGTGACTGTGGCATCGgctgaaagaagcttttcaaagttgaagttattgaagaactatttgagGTCAGTAATGTCTCAAGAAAGGCTAACTGGTTTTGGCGACCTTATGCATTGAGAAAAATTTACtagatgagattgatgttgataccatcattagtgacttcGCTTCTGTAAATGTTAGAAGAAATTGTTTCAGATGATCTCTACAGGTAAAGTTATATTCATATGCAATTTTACTTTGTAAGTTTAGCTACATTCATTATGTCTAACATGTATAATcatattcttatattttttttagatttatgaTAAGCTAGCTTCTGTTTTCAAGTTGGGTGATGGAGTTGTGATTGCTAATTTTGGTGCTGATAAATACAGAGACTTGACTGAGAAGTATGTCTTTATTTTACCCTATCATATAGTCATATGTTTTCGTCTACATCTTGTTTTATCTGTTTATGTTATTGTGTACCGGGATATGCTAGTTTTTCCATATGATACATACAACTGCTATttgtttgatataaaaaataccACTATTGCTTTGAGCCACTGTGGTacataaatatttcaaaatttatatttaataggcCCCATTTTTAATCTCATCCCGGACCACTAAAATATCAGGACCGGCCCTGGTTGGATGCACACCGTGATTCGTGCAGACATCAAGAAAGTCTGAGAAAGCATATgcccttccttttctttcttgcaTCTTCAAGCTAGTTTTCCccgttttttggatttttgaatAAAACCACCTTTTCGGATAAAAATACTGTGAATAGTAAATCGTATCGCACAACTAACTTGTATGGGGAGAGAATTTAACTTTGAAATCCACACGTCCAA
The sequence above is drawn from the Phragmites australis chromosome 10, lpPhrAust1.1, whole genome shotgun sequence genome and encodes:
- the LOC133883567 gene encoding heterogeneous nuclear ribonucleoprotein 1-like isoform X1, translated to MAGYGENQDAMNGYEEEEEEEEVEEVEEEVDEEEVYEEEEEGHEEAGAAAAERRRGGGGGEGLENGEAGGDEGRGADAGGGGASGKIFVGGVAWETTEETFTKHFQKYGAITDSVIMKDKHTRMPRGFGFVTFSDPSVIDRVLEDEHVIDGRTVEVKRTVPREEMSSKDSHGPKTRKIFVGGIPPSLTEDKLKEHFSSYGKVAEHQIMLDHSTGRSRGFGFVTFESEDAVERVMSEGRMHDLGGKQVEIKKAEPKKPGGGDSSSNGRYSHGSGGYRGSHRGSGGGSGSGSSGSSGGSGYRSGAAAYYGSTAYAGYGRGYGYGGNAGYGSGFGAGYGGSMYGGPYGAYGGYGSAYGGGAYGAPGGYGAGGYGAYGGARGYGAYGGAGGMGGGSTGGRGSSRYHPYGK
- the LOC133883567 gene encoding heterogeneous nuclear ribonucleoprotein 1-like isoform X2, with the protein product MERPVATKEGARTQGVVAHRETFTKHFQKYGAITDSVIMKDKHTRMPRGFGFVTFSDPSVIDRVLEDEHVIDGRTVEVKRTVPREEMSSKDSHGPKTRKIFVGGIPPSLTEDKLKEHFSSYGKVAEHQIMLDHSTGRSRGFGFVTFESEDAVERVMSEGRMHDLGGKQVEIKKAEPKKPGGGDSSSNGRYSHGSGGYRGSHRGSGGGSGSGSSGSSGGSGYRSGAAAYYGSTAYAGYGRGYGYGGNAGYGSGFGAGYGGSMYGGPYGAYGGYGSAYGGGAYGAPGGYGAGGYGAYGGARGYGAYGGAGGMGGGSTGGRGSSRYHPYGK